A single window of Doryrhamphus excisus isolate RoL2022-K1 chromosome 5, RoL_Dexc_1.0, whole genome shotgun sequence DNA harbors:
- the enc3 gene encoding ectodermal-neural cortex 3, with the protein MSVSSHENRKSRSSSGSMNIHLFHKTSHADSLLTQLNLLRKRKVFTDVVLKAGNQAFPCHRAVLASCSRYFEAMFSGGLRESRDAEVNFHDSLHPEVLELLLDYAYSARVIINEENAESLLEAGDMLQFHDIRDAAAEFLEKNLHQSNCLGMMLLSDAHQCQRLYELSWRMCLANFATLYKTEDFLNLPRDKVRELILSEELEVEDESLVYEAVIDWVKADMEQRHSELPELLRCVRLALLPETYLLNNVASEELVMCHKVGREIVEDAVRCKMRILQNDGIVTGFCARPRKVSQALLLLGGQTFMCDKVYVIDNKTKEITPKTDIPSPRKECSACAIGCKVYVTGGRGSENGASKDVWVYDTLHDEWSKAAPMLVARFGHGSAELDHILYVVGGHTSLAGSFPASPSVSLKQVEQYDPQSNKWTLVAPLREGVSNAAVVGAKNKLFAFGGTSVNRDKYPKVQCFDPCQNRWSVPAACPQLWRYTAAAVVGNHVVVIGGDTEFSASSAYRFNSETYQWSKFGDVTAKRISCHAVASGNRLYVVGGYFGAQRCKTLDCYDPSSDSWDSVTSVPYSLIPTAFVSTWKYLSA; encoded by the exons ATGTCCGTCAGTAGCCACGAAAACCGAAAGTCTCGCTCCAGCTCGGGCTCAATGAACATCCACCTCTTCCATAAGACGTCGCACGCCGACAGCCTTCTGACCCAGCTCAACCTGCTTCGCAAGCGTAAGGTCTTCACCGATGTGGTCCTGAAGGCAGGAAACCAGGCCTTCCCCTGCCACCGGGCGGTCCTGGCCTCCTGCAGTCGCTACTTTGAGGCCATGTTCAGCGGCGGACTGAGGGAGAGCCGCGACGCCGAAGTCAACTTCCACGATTCTCTGCATCCCGAGGTGCTGGAGCTGCTGCTGGACTATGCTTACTCGGCCCGGGTCATCATCAATGAGGAAAATGCAGAGTCCCTCCTGGAGGCTGGTGACATGCTCCAGTTCCATGACATCAGGGACGCGGCGGCAGAGTTTCTGGAAAAGAACTTGCACCAGTCCAACTGTCTGGGGATGATGCTGCTGTCAGACGCTCACCAATGCCAGAGACTGTACGAGCTGTCGTGGAGGATGTGCTTGGCCAACTTCGCCACCCTCTACAAAACCGAGGACTTCCTGAACCTCCCCCGAGACAAAGTGCGCGAGCTGATTCTCAGCGAGGAGCTGGAGGTTGAGGATGAGAGCCTGGTGTACGAGGCCGTCATTGACTGGGTCAAAGCCGACATGGAGCAGCGGCACAGCGAGCTGCCCGAGCTGCTGCGCTGCGTCCGCCTGGCGCTTCTGCCGGAGACGTACCTGCTCAACAACGTGGCGTCGGAGGAGTTGGTCATGTGTCACAAGGTGGGCCGGGAGATCGTGGAGGATGCTGTGCGCTGCAAGATGAGGATCCTGCAGAACGATGGCATCGTGACGGGATTCTGCGCCCGGCCCAGGAAGGTCAGCCAAGCCTTGCTGCTGCTTGGCGGGCAAACCTTCATGTGCGACAAAGTCTATGTGATTGACAACAAGACCAAAGAGATCACCCCCAAAACGGACATCCCCAGCCCCAGAAAGGAGTGCAGTGCCTGCGCCATTGGCTGCAAG GTTTATGTCACTGGGGGGCGTGGCTCTGAGAACGGCGCCTCCAAAGATGTCTGGGTCTACGACACTTTGCATGACGAGTGGTCCAAAGCGGCGCCCATGTTGGTTGCCAGATTCGGACACGGGTCAGCGGAGCTGGACCACATCCTGTACGTCGTGGGCGGACACACTTCCCTGGCGGGATCCTTCCCTGCCTCCCCGTCCGTGTCTCTCAAACAGGTGGAGCAGTACGACCCTCAAAGCAATAAATGGACGCTTGTGGCGCCGCTCAGAGAAGGCGTGAGCAACGCCGCTGTCGTCGGTGCCAAAAACAAGCTGTTTGCCTTTGGAGGCACCAGTGTCAACAGAGACAAATACCCCAAGGTTCAGTGCTTCGACCCGTGCCAGAACCGGTGGTCCGTCCCGGCGGCATGCCCGCAGCTTTGGCGCTacacggcggcggcggtggtcgGGAACCACGTGGTTGTGATCGGGGGCGACACTGAGTTCTCCGCCAGCTCCGCGTACCGCTTCAACAGTGAAACGTACCAGTGGTCCAAGTTCGGCGACGTGACGGCCAAACGGATCAGCTGTCACGCGGTGGCGTCGGGAAACAGACTGTACGTCGTCGGGGGGTACTTTGGGGCTCAGAGGTGTAAGACGCTGGACTGCTATGACCCGTCGTCGGACTCTTGGGACAGCGTGACCAGCGTTCCCTACTCGCTCATTCCCACCGCCTTCGTCAGTACATGGAAGTACCTGTCAGCCTAG
- the timm13 gene encoding mitochondrial import inner membrane translocase subunit Tim13 yields the protein MDGFGSDFSAGGAGGKMDTGTIMEQVKVQIAVANAQELLQRMTDKCFKKCIGKPGSTLDNSEQKCIAMCMDRYMDCWNTVSRTYNSRLQRERARL from the exons atGGACGGGTTCGGTTCGGACTTCTCTGCAGGCGGGGCTGGAGGCAAAATGGACACGGGCACGATAATGGAGCAGGTTAAAGTCCAGATCGCGGTGGCGAACGCACAGGAACTGCTGCAG AGAATGACAGACAAGTGCTTCAAGAAGTGTATAGGAAAACCTGGAAGCACATTGGACAACTCGGAGCAG AAGTGCATCGCCATGTGCATGGACCGCTACATGGACTGCTGGAACACGGTTTCCCGGACGTACAACTCCAGATTACAGAGGGAACGAGCTCGCCTGTGA